The following are encoded in a window of Spirochaetota bacterium genomic DNA:
- a CDS encoding flagellar filament outer layer protein FlaA: protein MKITVRALLSLCVIASALTAQQVTKPVYVESRIMYNFETADEWLPITGSKFLINGKITNENNTELTLPDMKLYPTRPVGMGVLGDDSTNSLGVTVSWFRRGYNYFDITPKVQKRIPGRVKSLDVWVWGGNFMYNMEMHIEDYIGYVHALPMGNLHYVGWRNLTVTIPTAIPQDEPYVPRVKGLKFLRFRLWSTPNERKDRFHVFLDYFKAVTDIFREQYDGDSLEQTLAKELGGAGAEQYSVRSRDGAPEGKTTGGTGGK from the coding sequence ATGAAGATCACGGTACGAGCGCTTCTGTCGCTGTGCGTCATCGCGTCCGCGCTTACGGCGCAGCAGGTGACAAAACCGGTGTACGTTGAGAGCCGGATCATGTACAACTTTGAGACGGCCGACGAATGGCTGCCGATAACGGGGAGCAAATTCCTCATCAACGGCAAGATCACCAACGAGAACAACACCGAGCTCACCCTCCCGGACATGAAGCTCTACCCGACACGCCCTGTCGGCATGGGCGTTCTCGGGGACGACTCGACGAACAGTCTCGGCGTAACGGTCTCATGGTTCCGCCGCGGTTACAACTATTTCGACATCACCCCGAAAGTACAGAAACGCATCCCCGGCCGCGTCAAATCGCTTGACGTGTGGGTGTGGGGCGGTAACTTCATGTACAATATGGAAATGCATATCGAGGACTACATCGGCTACGTGCATGCGCTCCCGATGGGCAATCTCCACTATGTCGGCTGGCGCAACCTCACGGTGACCATCCCGACGGCGATACCGCAGGACGAGCCGTATGTCCCCCGCGTGAAAGGCCTTAAGTTCCTCCGCTTCCGTCTCTGGTCCACGCCGAACGAACGCAAGGACCGCTTCCACGTCTTCCTCGATTATTTCAAAGCGGTCACCGATATCTTCCGTGAGCAGTATGACGGCGACAGCCTCGAACAAACGCTCGCCAAGGAACTCGGCGGCGCCGGTGCTGAACAGTACTCGGTACGCTCGCGCGATGGCGCCCCTGAGGGCAAGACCACCGGCGGAACCGGTGGGAAATAA
- a CDS encoding tetratricopeptide repeat protein: MIAREQWNAILAEGIKLLREEDFTAATEKLETIVKNDPSNAEAAYYLAISYANEKEYDKAIPLFERIMPLLTEPVRVLQAHFLLGYIYAVRDMFELAELELKEVISLGIINAQVYASLGYVYHKRKEYALAVETLKKALAIDPVNGNAHNSLGFIMAEAGDDIDEAIKHIRDALDVSPENPAYFDSLGWAYHKKGDIVNARRYLMKAFQLAPYHEEIKEHLRIVRQVTF, encoded by the coding sequence ATGATAGCACGGGAACAGTGGAACGCTATCCTTGCCGAGGGCATTAAGCTCCTTCGGGAAGAGGATTTTACCGCGGCAACGGAGAAGCTTGAAACGATAGTGAAGAACGATCCGTCGAACGCGGAAGCGGCGTATTACCTTGCCATATCATACGCGAATGAGAAGGAGTACGACAAGGCGATACCGCTCTTCGAACGCATCATGCCGCTCCTCACCGAGCCGGTACGCGTGCTGCAGGCGCATTTTCTCCTCGGGTATATCTACGCGGTACGTGACATGTTCGAGCTTGCCGAACTTGAGCTCAAAGAGGTCATTTCGCTCGGTATCATCAATGCGCAGGTGTACGCCTCGCTCGGCTATGTCTACCACAAACGCAAAGAATACGCGCTTGCGGTGGAAACGCTCAAGAAGGCGCTTGCGATAGACCCGGTCAACGGCAATGCCCACAACTCATTGGGGTTCATCATGGCGGAAGCAGGGGATGATATCGACGAAGCGATAAAACATATCCGCGATGCGCTCGATGTGAGCCCGGAGAACCCCGCATACTTCGACAGTCTGGGCTGGGCATATCATAAGAAGGGCGATATCGTCAATGCACGGCGCTACCTTATGAAGGCGTTCCAGCTTGCCCCCTACCATGAGGAGATAAAGGAGCATCTGCGCATTGTCAGGCAGGTGACGTTCTAG
- the surE gene encoding 5'/3'-nucleotidase SurE — protein sequence MAILLTNDDGIDAPGIRALTDALSDIDTVYVVAPHVERSGCSHSVLIGRTFGLTDRGNNRYALESTPADCVRAALSGLITGDTIDLVVSGINRGLNAGYDVHYSGTVAAVREALIEGVSGIAFSLDNYLPTAVFDEAARIARSIVVRMRGENAVDAPFCLNVNIPDVPLDRVSGVRVTTLAHRTYEDSLSAVSVDGPRRIVEFRGEIPDGDRSIDTDFGAVKAGYVSVTPLSLRYAAPAAGIAAVFNDLIFRGVS from the coding sequence ATGGCAATACTGCTCACCAACGACGACGGCATCGATGCGCCGGGAATACGAGCGCTTACGGATGCGCTTTCCGATATCGATACGGTCTACGTCGTCGCGCCGCATGTGGAGCGTTCCGGCTGCTCGCATTCGGTGCTTATCGGGAGGACATTCGGCCTTACCGATCGCGGGAACAACCGCTATGCCCTTGAGAGCACGCCTGCCGACTGCGTACGCGCCGCGCTCTCGGGGCTTATCACCGGAGACACGATAGATCTTGTGGTGTCGGGTATCAATCGCGGGTTGAACGCGGGGTACGATGTCCATTATTCCGGCACGGTCGCCGCGGTGCGCGAGGCGCTCATCGAGGGTGTGAGCGGCATCGCCTTCTCGCTCGATAATTATCTTCCCACGGCGGTATTCGATGAAGCCGCACGCATCGCACGGTCCATCGTGGTTCGCATGCGCGGAGAGAACGCGGTCGATGCGCCGTTCTGTCTGAACGTCAATATTCCGGACGTCCCTTTGGACAGGGTGAGCGGTGTACGGGTGACGACGCTCGCTCACCGCACATACGAGGATTCGCTCTCAGCGGTATCCGTAGATGGTCCGCGCCGTATCGTCGAATTCCGCGGGGAGATACCCGACGGCGACCGGTCCATCGATACCGATTTCGGTGCGGTGAAGGCAGGCTATGTCTCTGTAACGCCGCTGTCGCTTCGGTATGCGGCACCCGCTGCAGGGATAGCGGCGGTGTTCAACGATCTTATTTTCCGGGGTGTATCATGA
- a CDS encoding flagellar filament outer layer protein FlaA has protein sequence MKRTLTVIAVIAALATMAFAQGAATAPKSSPSGGVTNVENVTNYVVENFEMATAWEAAMPRDQGIISLLRKEGGPADVRSKGEDANRFIVGLKVEYFRTGYNWFSAVPPRPIKIPGITKQLSVWVAGRNYEHRLYFVISDFYGQVNMLGNEKLNFTGWKQVTAQISPFLPQDEYHSSTERGIHLRGLRIECDPLFTHGKYYVYFDDIVAETDLYLENFRDADDPSDDW, from the coding sequence ATGAAACGCACGCTTACAGTAATCGCAGTGATAGCAGCGCTCGCAACGATGGCGTTCGCGCAGGGCGCGGCAACCGCCCCCAAATCGTCGCCTTCCGGCGGCGTAACGAACGTCGAGAACGTGACCAATTATGTCGTTGAGAATTTCGAAATGGCTACCGCATGGGAAGCCGCGATGCCGCGCGACCAGGGCATCATAAGCCTCCTTCGAAAAGAAGGCGGTCCGGCGGATGTCCGCTCGAAGGGAGAGGATGCCAACCGATTCATCGTCGGCCTCAAGGTGGAATATTTCCGCACGGGGTACAATTGGTTCAGCGCCGTACCCCCGCGCCCGATAAAGATCCCCGGCATAACGAAGCAGCTTTCGGTATGGGTCGCCGGACGGAATTATGAGCATCGGCTCTATTTCGTCATCTCCGACTTTTACGGCCAGGTGAACATGCTCGGCAATGAGAAGCTCAACTTCACCGGATGGAAGCAGGTGACCGCGCAGATATCGCCGTTCCTCCCGCAGGATGAATATCATTCATCTACGGAGCGCGGCATACATCTCCGCGGGCTTCGCATCGAATGCGACCCGCTCTTCACTCACGGAAAATACTACGTATATTTCGACGATATCGTAGCGGAAACCGACCTGTACCTCGAGAACTTCCGCGATGCGGATGATCCGAGCGACGACTGGTAG
- a CDS encoding FecR family protein, with protein MIRCSFIIAAVAAAMLSAADPIATLTARTGAVYVILEDDAGKERSRSEARPGAVFNGGEKLATAKGAKASLSFIDGTVVDVAENSELMITPTDEWSDKNKNTIALLFGYLVAKVQKITGDDSVKFQVTTPSAIASVRGTVFGVGVGDDGSSLIGVEEGVVDVLGDVGGKNTVSLAQNEGVETGLAGGPMQKKREFMLKNFEYGKWNDQLKEAFAKNPEMAMKAIDKRFETAMKMMVLNEEGTKQVLKKMHEVAQAREHAERANNRELVRKLSESEEKLFDALFMQKMQEKALTGAFISYRGIYMKIFEGAKGSPEMMQKIGPAMRSMREIDMKVHERKQEMKRIVEGDRDFMQARMKANNIDPMRVRGRMEQKMREAQEKGAVDRERLERERRERMEREKDAPKPPDRKPPR; from the coding sequence ATGATACGATGTTCATTCATTATCGCGGCAGTCGCTGCGGCGATGCTCTCAGCGGCCGACCCTATTGCGACACTGACCGCGCGAACGGGCGCAGTGTATGTCATCCTTGAGGATGATGCAGGGAAGGAGCGTTCACGTTCCGAGGCGCGCCCGGGGGCGGTGTTCAACGGCGGAGAGAAGCTCGCCACCGCGAAGGGCGCAAAGGCATCGCTTTCTTTCATCGACGGTACCGTAGTCGATGTTGCCGAGAATTCAGAGCTTATGATAACACCGACGGACGAATGGTCCGATAAGAACAAGAACACGATAGCGCTCCTGTTCGGCTATCTCGTTGCCAAGGTACAGAAGATAACCGGCGATGATTCGGTGAAATTCCAGGTGACGACACCGTCGGCCATCGCCTCCGTGCGCGGCACGGTGTTCGGCGTCGGCGTCGGGGATGACGGATCGAGCCTCATCGGTGTGGAGGAAGGCGTCGTCGATGTGCTCGGCGATGTGGGCGGCAAGAATACGGTCTCCCTCGCGCAGAACGAAGGGGTGGAGACGGGTCTTGCCGGCGGACCCATGCAGAAGAAACGCGAGTTCATGCTGAAGAATTTCGAGTACGGGAAATGGAACGACCAGCTCAAGGAAGCGTTCGCGAAGAACCCCGAAATGGCCATGAAGGCGATAGACAAACGTTTTGAGACAGCGATGAAGATGATGGTCTTGAACGAAGAGGGGACGAAGCAGGTCCTCAAGAAAATGCATGAGGTCGCCCAGGCGCGTGAGCATGCGGAACGGGCGAACAATCGCGAGCTCGTGAGGAAGCTTTCCGAATCCGAGGAAAAACTGTTCGATGCGCTGTTCATGCAGAAGATGCAGGAGAAGGCGCTGACGGGGGCGTTCATCAGCTATCGCGGCATATATATGAAGATATTCGAAGGTGCGAAAGGCAGCCCCGAGATGATGCAGAAAATCGGCCCGGCGATGAGATCAATGCGCGAGATAGATATGAAGGTGCATGAGCGTAAGCAGGAGATGAAGCGTATCGTCGAAGGGGACAGGGATTTCATGCAGGCGCGCATGAAAGCGAACAATATCGATCCGATGCGCGTACGCGGCCGCATGGAACAGAAGATGCGGGAAGCGCAGGAGAAGGGTGCCGTCGACCGTGAACGGCTCGAGCGCGAGCGGCGGGAGCGAATGGAGCGCGAGAAGGATGCCCCGAAACCGCCGGACAGGAAGCCGCCGCGATAA
- a CDS encoding NTP transferase domain-containing protein, with translation MSIEERLASLNSNFMPGAENCIIILAAGHGKRIKSERSKMLHEIWGLSTVERVYRAAASGLPGANTVIVVGVKAEDVASAVGKRPATRFAFQREQRGTGDAVRVGLSAADTDGMKYCYVLPGDMGLVNADALRDFQKAFTASGNDMMVLTGMYDGPAALNHYGRIVRTKERTADGKATRFPGAVIEIKEYKDITALSADYRVTFKGESFTYTKDELLAAREFNAGVYVFRMEHLAEHINELSSDNAQKELYITDLIALFNRHGRTVGAASPKDSSVVLGFNNKSVLKEMDGIARNRVYERLKDIVTISDEDDFFTADDVIDAIIALDGKGIPLDIVIGKGVHLGAGVTVNYGLTLKKNVFVEGNVVFGRNVTVWANAHLSCYPEQTLTIGDNAEILWGDIIKGNISVGANTRIESSVNITGSDEYPTRIGSNVTIKGTSYLFGSIIDDDVFIEHSVIARRTVRAIRTPSGEIKKVRYVLPEPEGLDAISRAAPVVKK, from the coding sequence ATGAGCATTGAAGAACGGCTCGCATCGCTCAACTCGAATTTCATGCCGGGGGCGGAGAACTGCATCATCATTCTCGCCGCCGGTCACGGCAAGCGCATCAAGAGCGAACGCTCGAAGATGCTCCATGAGATATGGGGCTTAAGTACGGTCGAACGCGTGTATCGCGCCGCCGCATCGGGGCTCCCGGGCGCGAACACGGTCATCGTCGTCGGCGTGAAGGCCGAGGATGTCGCGAGCGCGGTGGGCAAGCGCCCCGCAACGCGTTTCGCGTTCCAGCGCGAACAGCGCGGCACGGGCGATGCGGTACGCGTCGGGCTTTCCGCGGCCGATACTGACGGGATGAAATACTGCTATGTGCTCCCCGGCGACATGGGCCTTGTCAATGCGGATGCGCTGCGCGATTTCCAGAAGGCGTTCACGGCTTCCGGGAACGATATGATGGTGCTTACCGGCATGTATGACGGACCGGCGGCATTGAACCACTATGGACGCATCGTGCGAACGAAAGAAAGGACAGCGGACGGGAAGGCGACGCGATTTCCCGGCGCCGTCATCGAGATAAAGGAATACAAGGACATCACGGCCCTCAGTGCGGACTACCGCGTTACGTTCAAAGGGGAGTCGTTCACCTACACGAAGGATGAGCTCCTTGCCGCACGCGAATTCAATGCCGGCGTGTACGTGTTCCGCATGGAACACCTGGCAGAACATATCAACGAACTTTCGAGCGACAATGCGCAGAAAGAGCTTTATATCACCGACCTCATCGCTCTGTTCAATCGGCACGGGCGTACCGTAGGTGCCGCCTCACCGAAGGACAGCTCGGTGGTGCTCGGGTTCAACAATAAAAGTGTTCTCAAGGAAATGGACGGCATAGCGAGAAATCGCGTCTACGAGCGGCTGAAAGACATCGTCACCATATCGGATGAGGATGATTTCTTCACAGCGGATGATGTTATCGATGCTATTATCGCGCTCGACGGCAAGGGTATTCCGCTCGATATCGTCATCGGCAAGGGCGTGCATCTGGGCGCGGGCGTCACGGTCAATTACGGTCTCACGCTGAAAAAGAACGTCTTCGTAGAAGGGAACGTCGTATTCGGCAGGAACGTCACCGTGTGGGCGAACGCACATCTCTCCTGCTATCCCGAGCAGACATTGACCATCGGGGATAATGCGGAGATACTCTGGGGGGACATCATCAAGGGGAACATATCCGTGGGCGCGAACACCCGCATCGAAAGTTCGGTCAATATCACCGGGAGCGATGAGTACCCGACACGCATCGGTTCGAACGTGACCATCAAGGGAACAAGTTATCTCTTCGGCTCCATCATCGATGATGATGTCTTCATCGAGCATTCGGTCATCGCACGGCGCACGGTCCGCGCCATCCGAACGCCGTCGGGGGAGATCAAAAAAGTGCGGTATGTGCTCCCCGAACCCGAAGGGCTTGATGCTATAAGCCGCGCTGCGCCCGTTGTAAAAAAATAA